TAGTACACAAATACGAAGTATCACATTTGATAGGTTCACCATGTTACAAGAATTTAACCAAAACCATAAAGATAAAGTTTTAGAACTTTCTTCAGTAGAAGCAAGTTCAGAGCTTAATTGGTGGCGCACTTGGACAAGTTCTTGGTGGGCTAACGTGTACTTCTAGTTAAACAGTTTGTTTATAAAAAAGTTATCACTAAGCCCGCTTTCATAGCGGGCTTTTTAATTTGTCGAACATCTCACATTCAACTGACTAACAAATCATCGAATTGACCATATTCTAGATTGGGTGAAAGGTATCTTTATGCGACTATGTACGGCAGGGAATTTAAAGAATCATAAAGGAGGTCTTGTGAACAAGGCCATTGAAATCAAAAAGCTGGGAACTATTGAGGTCATCAATTCATCCGTTCCTTACTCGCAAGATCCAACCAGCGTATTTCATACTTTGTGTGAAAACAAAACAGACAGTTTGCTGTTGGAATCGGCTGAGATTGAATCTAAACAGAACCTGACAAGCCTACTCCTTATCGACTCTGCTGTTCGCATCGTATGTCGCGGACATGAAGTAACTTTTCAAGCATTGACTGAAAACGGTCAAGCGCTAATTGAACACCTTACTCAAAACGTTAAAGCAGACATTAAATCTGACCTGACTGATAACGTTTTGACGCTCACTTTTGTCGAGCCAAGCAATGAATTAGATGAAGACTCACGTTTAAGAGAAGCCTCTTCATTCGACGCACTGCGTTTAGTTCAGCACAGCTTTGAGCAAGACGCGGATAATAAACACGCGTTATTCATGGCGGGCCTATTCGCTTACGACATCGTGGCAAACTTTGAACCACTCGGTGATGCTGAAGCAACCAACAATTGTCCTGACTTTGTATTCTACGTTGCAGAAACACTGTTGCGTTTCGACCACCAAGAGAACGAAGGCCTACTTCATGCGAGCTTGTTTGCTCAAGATGAAAGCATCAAAGCGCAATTAACTGAGCGCCTAGCCGACATTCAAACACAGTGTCAGTCATTGAAAGCCATCACCGAAGTTACGCCACTCGACAACGTTGACGCTATACCGAGTGTTTCAGATGAAGACTTCTGCCAAACGGTTCGTGATTTAAAAGAATACGTCGTTAAAGGCGATGTATTCCAAGTGGTACCTTCACGTCGCTTTACGCTACCTTGCCCTGCTCCACTGGCGGCTTACAAAGAACTCAAGCAAAGTAATCCAAGCCCTTACATGTTCTACATGCAAGACGAGCTGTTTACTCTGTTTGGTGCTTCTCCAGAAAGTGCACTGAAGTACGAAACTGAAACCAACCAAATCGAAATTTACCCAATTGCAGGTACTCGTCGTCGCGGTAAACGCCCAGACGGTCAAATCGATTTCGACCTAGATAGCCGTATCGAACTTGAACTGCGTACCGACAAGAAAGAAAACGCGGAGCACATGATGCTAGTCGACCTAGCGCGTAACGATGTGGCACGTATTGCTGAAGCTGGCACTCGCCACGTAGCAGACCTACTGCAAGTTGACCGCTACAGCCACGTAATGCACTTGGTTTCTCGTGTTGTTGGTCAGCTCCGTGAAGACTTAGATGCTCTGCACGCTTACCAAGCTTGTATGAACATGGGGACTCTAACGGGCGCACCAAAAATCCGCGCAATGCAGCTTATCCGTGACGTAGAAAAAACGCGTCGTGGTAGCTACGGTGGTGCAGTCGGTTACCTAACCGGTGAAGGCACTTTAGATACTTGTATCGTAATTCGCTCTGCTTACGTTGAAGATGGCGTAGCACAAGTGCAAGCGGGCGCGGGCGTGGTGTTCGACTCTGACCCACAAGCAGAAGCAGATGAAACTCGCGGCAAAGCTCAAGCGGTCATCTCTGCGATTCAAGCAGCTCATACTAAAAACCTAACAAGTAATAAGGAGTCGTAATCATGGCTGATATTGTATTCATCGATAACTTCGACTCGTTCACTTACAACCTTGTAGACCAGTTTCGTTCACTGGGTCACAGCGTGAAAATTTACCGTAACAACATTCCGGCAAAGGTTGTTGAAGCGGCGATCAACAAACTAGACAACCCTGTTGCACTGCTTTCGCCAGGCCCAGGCGCTCCGGCTGATGCGGGCTGCATGCCTGAGCTGATTCAGCTACTAAAAGGCAAAGTGCCAATGATTGGTATTTGCTTAGGCCACCAAGCGATTGTTGAAGCCTACGGTGGCACCGTTGCAGGCGCTGGCGAAATCATTCATGGTAAGGTGTCGATGATGGAACACC
Above is a window of Vibrio atlanticus DNA encoding:
- a CDS encoding trp operon leader peptide — encoded protein: MLQEFNQNHKDKVLELSSVEASSELNWWRTWTSSWWANVYF
- a CDS encoding anthranilate synthase component 1 translates to MNKAIEIKKLGTIEVINSSVPYSQDPTSVFHTLCENKTDSLLLESAEIESKQNLTSLLLIDSAVRIVCRGHEVTFQALTENGQALIEHLTQNVKADIKSDLTDNVLTLTFVEPSNELDEDSRLREASSFDALRLVQHSFEQDADNKHALFMAGLFAYDIVANFEPLGDAEATNNCPDFVFYVAETLLRFDHQENEGLLHASLFAQDESIKAQLTERLADIQTQCQSLKAITEVTPLDNVDAIPSVSDEDFCQTVRDLKEYVVKGDVFQVVPSRRFTLPCPAPLAAYKELKQSNPSPYMFYMQDELFTLFGASPESALKYETETNQIEIYPIAGTRRRGKRPDGQIDFDLDSRIELELRTDKKENAEHMMLVDLARNDVARIAEAGTRHVADLLQVDRYSHVMHLVSRVVGQLREDLDALHAYQACMNMGTLTGAPKIRAMQLIRDVEKTRRGSYGGAVGYLTGEGTLDTCIVIRSAYVEDGVAQVQAGAGVVFDSDPQAEADETRGKAQAVISAIQAAHTKNLTSNKES
- a CDS encoding aminodeoxychorismate/anthranilate synthase component II; protein product: MADIVFIDNFDSFTYNLVDQFRSLGHSVKIYRNNIPAKVVEAAINKLDNPVALLSPGPGAPADAGCMPELIQLLKGKVPMIGICLGHQAIVEAYGGTVAGAGEIIHGKVSMMEHQNHATYQGLPSPLAIARYHSLVATHVSDSLTVTAEVDDLVMSVVQEQDKVCGFQFHPESIMTTYGATLLANAIEWALEKPIHLEKSSPLEKTATLDQKTN